A window from Suncus etruscus isolate mSunEtr1 chromosome 18, mSunEtr1.pri.cur, whole genome shotgun sequence encodes these proteins:
- the LOC125995901 gene encoding LOW QUALITY PROTEIN: olfactory receptor 14J1-like (The sequence of the model RefSeq protein was modified relative to this genomic sequence to represent the inferred CDS: inserted 1 base in 1 codon), translating into MPNFTTGFFLTGFSDNPVLEIFYGSLFLVLYLLALTGNILIITATSMDDNLNSPMYFFLKHLSFLDLCYISGTVPRFIMNSFLHKGNISFWECVVQSFVFSLCAASETSILTVMSYDRYVAICLPLHYDIIMDIRTCVHGVIGVWTSGAISGIMHTAGTFSIHFCGPRIIHQFFCDIPQILKLSCSNDYLAEVGVSVFLSLAGFLCVIFIGFSYMHIFSSVLRMPSTEGRAKAFSTCLPHLVVVLLFISTGXIEFLKPHSNSPTVSDILLSIMYTVVPPTFNPMIYSLRNKAIKLAIRKLFNRMKAQLCW; encoded by the exons ATGCCTAATTTCACAACTGGGTTTTTTCTCACGGGTTTTTCAGACAACCCTGTGCTAGAAATCTTCTATGGTTCTCTGTTTTTAGTCCTGTACTTGCTGGCTTTAACTGGCAACATTCTCATTATCACCGCCACTTCCATGGATGACAATCTCAACTCCCCCATGTATTTCTTCCTGAAGCATCTCTCCTTTCTGGATCTCTGCTATATTTCTGGGACTGTACCAAGATTTATTATGAATTCTTTCTTGCATAAAGGAAACATTTCCTTCTGGGAATGTGTTGTTCAGTCCTTTGTGTTCAGTCTTTGTGCTGCTTCTGAGACGTCTATACTCACAGTGATGTCCTATGACCGCTACGTGGCCATCTGCCTTCCACTGCACTATGACATCATCATGGACATCAGAACCTGCGTCCATGGAGTCATTGGAGTTTGGACCAGTGGGGCCATCTCTGGAATCATGCACACAGCAGGTACTTTCTCCATCCACTTCTGTGGTCCCCGAATCATCCACCAGTTCTTCTGTGACATCCCTCAGATCTTGAAACTCTCCTGCTCCAATGACTATCTTGCTGAGGTTGGGGTGTCTGTCTTCCTCTCTTTGGCTGGATTTCTCTGTGTCATCTTTATTGGATTCTCCTACATGCACATATTTTCCTCTGTTCTGAGGATGCCATCAACAGAGGGTAGAGCCAAGGCCTTTTCCACTTGCCTTCCCCACCTCGTTGTTGTCTTACTATTTATTTCTACAG GTATTGAGTTTTTAAAGCCCCATTCTAACTCTCCAACTGTGTCGGACATTTTGCTCTCTATTATGTATACAGTTGTTCCTCCAACGTTCAATCCAATGATCTATAGCCTgagaaataaagccataaaattagCTATCAGAAAGCTTTTTAATAGAATGAAAGCACAACTGTGTTggtaa